The region TGTAAACTCCTCATCAGGATAGCACCAAAGCCAGCGCTCGCCGGGCTGTGCTGATGCAATTACAGGATGCCCGTCGGCGTGGTAGTGCTTGGTCATGTGTTGTTGTGGCGATTGGTCGCAGCACAACGTTTGTCCGCAGGTTTGGCAGGTACGCAGGTGAAACCACGTGGTGCCGTGTTTTATGCACTCTTCGCAAACGGGTTCATCGCCAATTTTTACTTTGTTAATAGCCTGCAAATGCTGGCAAAGTTCGGGGTTGTTCATAAGGGTAAAATATAGTCCTAATATAATCAAAGGGCGTAATACAACAGGCGTCTATCAAGAAA is a window of Mucilaginibacter terrenus DNA encoding:
- a CDS encoding UBP-type zinc finger domain-containing protein, translating into MNNPELCQHLQAINKVKIGDEPVCEECIKHGTTWFHLRTCQTCGQTLCCDQSPQQHMTKHYHADGHPVIASAQPGERWLWCYPDEEFTEY